A window from Dehalobacter sp. DCA encodes these proteins:
- the eam gene encoding glutamate 2,3-aminomutase, with amino-acid sequence MAIELYRPHRDYHYFSIKRAEELKQRIEPYLQKANQIPAGLNLTDLYSAQKERILQYFGATQEIWDDWRWQMSHRITDVNTLDSLFPLTDAQKNEIATVGRIYRWAVSPYYLSLMDFSNPEDPILLQGIPKIEELFDKSGEEDPMGEALTSPAPCITRRYPDRLIINVTNMCGMYCRHCQRRRNIGETDGHKEKEDLKAALNYIRENPEIRDVLITGGDAFLLSDQTIEWLLAELHSIPHVEIKRLGTRVPVTLPMRITDELLAILAKYPPIYINTQFNHPKEVTLEAKKAADRLVSAGVVLGNQAVLLKGINTDPDVMKKMNQELLKIRVRPYYIFHAKNVKGTRHFIPSIQEGLAVMEALRGFTSGLAVPTYIINAPKGGGKTPLLPQYLLSLDEHRAVLKTWEGKIVYYENHYADEG; translated from the coding sequence ATGGCAATCGAGCTATATAGACCGCATCGTGATTATCACTATTTTTCTATTAAACGTGCCGAAGAATTAAAGCAGCGGATCGAACCCTATCTGCAAAAAGCTAATCAGATACCTGCCGGACTGAATCTGACAGATTTATATTCTGCCCAGAAGGAAAGGATCCTCCAATACTTCGGGGCAACCCAGGAAATTTGGGATGACTGGCGTTGGCAAATGAGCCACAGGATCACGGATGTCAACACGCTGGATTCTCTTTTTCCGTTAACTGATGCTCAAAAAAATGAGATCGCAACAGTCGGCCGGATATACCGCTGGGCTGTATCACCGTATTACCTCAGTTTAATGGATTTTAGCAACCCTGAAGACCCCATCCTTCTGCAGGGAATACCCAAAATAGAAGAGCTGTTTGATAAAAGCGGAGAAGAAGATCCAATGGGAGAAGCCTTAACCTCTCCCGCTCCTTGTATCACCAGACGCTATCCGGACCGCTTGATCATTAATGTTACCAACATGTGCGGCATGTACTGCCGTCACTGCCAACGCCGGCGCAATATCGGCGAAACAGACGGACACAAGGAAAAAGAAGACCTGAAAGCCGCGCTGAATTATATCCGTGAGAACCCAGAAATCCGGGATGTGCTGATCACAGGCGGGGATGCGTTTCTTTTAAGTGACCAGACCATCGAATGGCTGCTTGCTGAACTTCATAGTATTCCGCATGTTGAAATCAAACGCCTTGGAACCAGGGTCCCTGTAACCCTGCCAATGCGGATTACCGATGAACTTCTAGCCATACTTGCCAAATATCCGCCAATCTATATCAATACTCAATTTAATCATCCGAAAGAAGTAACCCTGGAAGCCAAAAAGGCTGCAGATAGGCTTGTTTCAGCCGGTGTTGTGCTTGGGAATCAGGCCGTACTGCTCAAAGGCATCAATACAGACCCCGATGTCATGAAGAAAATGAATCAGGAATTACTGAAAATCCGTGTCCGTCCCTACTATATCTTTCACGCCAAAAACGTCAAAGGCACCCGGCATTTTATTCCGTCCATTCAGGAAGGTCTAGCCGTGATGGAAGCGCTCAGAGGCTTCACCTCCGGTCTGGCCGTTCCAACCTATATTATCAATGCACCAAAAGGAGGCGGCAAAACCCCGCTTCTCCCCCAATATCTTCTTTCCCTCGATGAACACCGGGCTGTTTTGAAGACGTGGGAAGGGAAAATTGTTTATTATGAGAATCATTACGCTGATGAAGGCTAA
- a CDS encoding TIGR01212 family radical SAM protein (This family includes YhcC from E. coli K-12, an uncharacterized radical SAM protein.), which yields MNKRYYTLNEHFRGFFGEKVIKVSLDAGLSCPNRDGTISDGGCIFCSEKGSGDFAGQRGLSIREQFNQVRERTLKKWPKAKYIAYFQSFSATYGPEDYLENLYQEALALEDVVGISVSTRPDCLNEAILDVLEDLNKQTYLWVELGVQSVHNKTLDWLNRGHDFDCFLEGVNKLRQRNIQVCTHIIMGLPCETREEMFRTAQVISQIPIQGIKIHSLHILRGTPLADLYSQGSLQLLSMEQYIDLVANILEILPPNMIIHRLMGDGPLNDVIAPMWTRRKWEVLNGIDQEMERRGSFQGIHYNAKIPLTW from the coding sequence ATGAACAAACGCTATTATACATTAAATGAACATTTCCGCGGATTTTTTGGTGAAAAAGTCATCAAAGTATCTTTGGATGCAGGTCTCAGCTGCCCGAACCGGGATGGGACGATAAGTGATGGAGGCTGTATATTTTGCAGTGAAAAAGGTTCCGGAGATTTTGCAGGGCAAAGAGGGCTGTCCATTCGCGAACAGTTTAACCAGGTTCGGGAGAGGACTTTGAAAAAATGGCCAAAAGCGAAATATATTGCTTATTTTCAATCGTTTTCTGCGACGTATGGTCCTGAAGATTATCTGGAAAATTTGTACCAGGAAGCGTTAGCGCTGGAAGATGTCGTCGGCATATCCGTTTCGACCAGACCGGACTGTCTGAACGAAGCGATCCTTGATGTTCTGGAAGACCTGAATAAACAGACCTATCTATGGGTAGAACTGGGTGTGCAGTCTGTTCATAACAAAACACTGGACTGGCTGAACAGGGGACATGATTTTGACTGTTTCCTGGAGGGTGTGAATAAGCTCAGACAAAGGAATATCCAGGTCTGTACCCATATCATCATGGGGCTTCCCTGTGAAACCCGGGAGGAAATGTTCAGGACAGCACAGGTGATCAGTCAAATCCCGATACAGGGTATAAAGATTCATTCGCTTCATATTTTAAGAGGGACTCCGCTTGCGGATCTCTACAGCCAGGGGAGTCTTCAACTGCTTTCAATGGAACAATATATAGATCTCGTAGCCAATATCCTGGAGATTCTTCCTCCCAATATGATCATCCACAGACTTATGGGCGACGGACCTCTCAATGATGTCATTGCCCCAATGTGGACCCGACGTAAATGGGAGGTCTTAAACGGCATCGACCAAGAGATGGAACGAAGAGGAAGCTTTCAAGGAATTCATTATAACGCCAAAATCCCGTTAACCTGGTAA
- a CDS encoding ammonium transporter gives MNYTTGDIGFMIISTALVMLMTPGLAFFYGGLVKKRHVLSMMMQSIIAMGVVTLIWVVLGYSLAFGPDIGSVIGGLDHLMLNGVGLEPRTEGATIPHLLFMVFQMMFAILTPALMTGATAERLRFPAFVLLMSFWSLLVYVPIAHWVWGGGWLGNLGALDFAGGTVVHISSGFSGLIAALVIGKRINKSTDPTIPHNIPYVILGGTLLWFGWFGFNAGSELAADGIAVIAFVTTFIAAALGLLGWVVAEKLHRGKPTVLGAISGAVAGLVAITPACAYVTNASAMVIGLVAGGLCYFAVAILKDKLGYDDALDAFGIHGIGGTWGALATGIFCTTAVNPLGKDGLFYSGEFHQVGIQLIAVLATYIYAGLVTFILLKVIGAITPLTATDAEQVSGLDTTQHGESAYPDFEGLTANSIYNL, from the coding sequence ATGAATTACACAACTGGGGATATTGGGTTTATGATTATTTCCACCGCACTTGTTATGTTAATGACACCCGGTCTGGCCTTTTTTTACGGAGGACTGGTTAAAAAACGTCATGTTTTATCCATGATGATGCAAAGTATTATAGCAATGGGTGTTGTAACACTTATCTGGGTAGTTTTAGGTTATTCGCTTGCTTTTGGACCGGATATCGGTTCAGTCATTGGCGGGCTCGACCATCTGATGTTGAATGGCGTAGGGCTGGAGCCGCGAACTGAAGGCGCTACGATTCCGCATCTGCTTTTTATGGTTTTTCAGATGATGTTCGCGATCCTGACACCGGCCTTGATGACTGGGGCAACAGCCGAACGCTTGCGTTTTCCCGCATTTGTTTTGTTGATGAGTTTCTGGAGTTTACTGGTGTACGTTCCGATCGCGCACTGGGTATGGGGGGGCGGCTGGCTTGGAAATTTAGGTGCACTTGATTTTGCCGGCGGTACTGTCGTTCATATCAGTTCAGGTTTCTCCGGTCTGATCGCAGCACTTGTGATCGGAAAACGCATCAATAAGTCTACAGATCCGACTATTCCGCATAATATTCCTTACGTGATTCTGGGCGGAACCCTGCTATGGTTTGGCTGGTTTGGCTTTAATGCAGGCAGTGAACTGGCGGCTGACGGAATTGCAGTAATCGCTTTTGTGACCACATTTATTGCAGCTGCCTTAGGGCTTTTGGGCTGGGTCGTTGCAGAAAAACTGCACCGTGGAAAGCCCACTGTCCTGGGTGCAATTTCCGGAGCTGTTGCCGGACTGGTAGCCATAACACCTGCTTGTGCCTATGTAACAAATGCCTCCGCAATGGTAATTGGCCTTGTAGCCGGCGGATTATGCTACTTTGCAGTTGCAATCCTTAAAGATAAGCTTGGTTATGACGACGCGCTGGATGCCTTTGGCATCCACGGAATCGGCGGAACCTGGGGAGCTCTGGCGACAGGCATCTTCTGCACAACCGCAGTTAACCCTCTCGGTAAAGACGGCCTATTCTACTCTGGTGAGTTCCATCAAGTCGGCATACAGCTCATCGCAGTACTGGCAACGTATATATACGCAGGTCTGGTAACGTTTATCCTACTGAAAGTCATCGGAGCAATCACTCCGCTCACAGCTACAGACGCTGAACAGGTCAGCGGTCTTGATACAACCCAACACGGAGAAAGTGCTTATCCCGATTTTGAAGGATTAACAGCAAATTCGATCTATAATTTATAG
- a CDS encoding IS1182 family transposase codes for MSKKGQKVHTKKVFKPYVQEQQTLPLSIDSLIPQNHVVRVVNRAIDRMNLEPLFAKYPGGGRSSFHPVMMTKLLVYAYTDRVFSCRRIAKAARENIMYMWLCGGNQPDFMSVNRFRSERMKEVILEVFAEVIELLVKEKYIKLENYFLDGTKIEANANKYSWVWGKSTKRYKEALREKCRELFKEIDQINEEENAEYGDSDLEELGNGKPIDSEAIEEAVRKIDERLAKKSEEETVDAETKKLKKTRNTLTKDYLPRMQKYEQQELILEERNSYSKTDHDATFMRMKEDHMKNGQLKPGYNVQIGTENQFVVGYSVHQRPGDTSCMKDHLEELKTLLHGELPKNIIADAGYGSEENYDYLQEKKLVSYVKYNTFHKEASKKWKEDITKPQNFTYDHENDEYICGYGRTLIFLYERHQKSDNGYRSLIRIYECLNCSGCPHRNQCVKSSDPYANRRIYVNRKLNAYKEQARRNLCSEEGLRMRSLRPVEVESVFGDIKGNHGMRRFLLKGLEKVKIEWGLHCIAHNMRKMALITG; via the coding sequence ATGTCTAAGAAAGGGCAGAAAGTACATACCAAGAAAGTATTTAAACCTTATGTGCAGGAACAACAAACACTGCCGTTAAGCATCGACAGCCTGATTCCTCAAAACCATGTCGTCCGAGTTGTGAATCGTGCTATCGATCGCATGAATCTCGAACCCTTGTTTGCCAAATATCCTGGAGGCGGCCGTTCCAGCTTTCACCCTGTCATGATGACCAAGTTATTGGTTTATGCGTATACGGACAGGGTTTTTTCATGCCGCCGGATAGCAAAAGCGGCCCGTGAAAATATTATGTATATGTGGCTGTGCGGCGGCAATCAGCCGGATTTCATGTCAGTTAACCGCTTCCGGAGTGAACGGATGAAAGAGGTTATTCTAGAAGTATTTGCTGAAGTTATTGAACTCTTAGTCAAAGAAAAATACATCAAGCTGGAAAATTATTTTTTAGACGGGACAAAAATTGAGGCCAATGCCAATAAATACAGTTGGGTATGGGGCAAATCCACGAAGCGCTATAAAGAAGCGTTAAGGGAGAAATGCCGGGAATTATTTAAAGAAATCGATCAGATCAATGAAGAAGAAAATGCGGAATACGGCGACAGTGATTTAGAAGAGCTAGGCAATGGCAAGCCCATTGACTCAGAGGCTATTGAAGAAGCCGTAAGGAAAATTGACGAGAGACTGGCTAAGAAATCGGAAGAAGAGACAGTAGATGCTGAAACCAAAAAGTTAAAGAAAACAAGAAACACCCTTACGAAAGATTATCTGCCAAGAATGCAGAAATATGAACAGCAAGAACTGATCCTGGAAGAAAGAAACAGTTACTCCAAGACAGATCACGATGCCACCTTTATGCGAATGAAAGAAGACCATATGAAAAACGGTCAGTTAAAGCCAGGTTACAATGTCCAGATCGGGACGGAGAACCAGTTTGTGGTCGGTTACAGTGTTCATCAGAGACCGGGCGATACCAGCTGTATGAAGGATCACCTGGAAGAATTAAAAACGCTCCTGCATGGGGAATTACCAAAGAATATTATTGCCGATGCCGGCTATGGCAGCGAAGAAAATTACGACTATCTGCAGGAGAAAAAGCTTGTGTCTTATGTCAAATATAATACCTTCCACAAAGAAGCCAGTAAGAAATGGAAAGAAGACATAACGAAACCACAGAACTTCACCTATGACCATGAAAATGATGAATATATCTGCGGTTATGGGAGAACACTCATTTTCTTATACGAGCGGCACCAAAAAAGTGACAATGGCTATAGGAGTTTGATCCGAATCTATGAATGCCTGAATTGTTCCGGGTGTCCTCATCGGAACCAGTGCGTGAAGTCATCCGATCCATACGCTAACAGAAGAATATATGTCAATCGCAAACTGAATGCCTATAAAGAACAGGCCCGCAGGAATTTGTGTTCAGAAGAAGGTTTGCGCATGAGGAGCTTGAGGCCGGTCGAGGTTGAAAGCGTCTTTGGAGACATTAAAGGGAATCACGGTATGCGAAGATTCCTGTTAAAAGGGCTAGAAAAGGTTAAAATTGAGTGGGGATTACATTGCATCGCTCATAATATGAGAAAAATGGCGTTGATCACTGGATAG
- the amrS gene encoding AmmeMemoRadiSam system radical SAM enzyme, whose product MTGFSECPLCPHHCKLKEGQSGFCKVRGCRNGEIIPLTFAEVAAFHLDPVEKKPLYHFYPGSWIFSVGGYGCNLHCFFCQNHEISQKYEQGRRISPKQLTEMAGEDQSVGICFTYTEPLVWYEMIMETAPLVKERGGKVVLVSNGIIEQKYLEYLIPYIDAVNIDIKGFTPEFYEKYTGGKLEWVLKTVETLVSNVHTEITTLVIPNLNDSPQEIEALAKWLSGLNTPLAWHLSKYHPMHKSKIPATDEKKLKKLWGLAKDCLPYVCLGNMAGGNTTYCPQCGQEVITRDMQVTVKTTEGKCRCGQEIWGVGLL is encoded by the coding sequence ATGACAGGATTTTCTGAATGTCCGCTATGTCCGCATCACTGTAAACTCAAAGAAGGCCAGTCCGGATTCTGTAAGGTCAGAGGGTGTCGGAACGGTGAAATCATACCGCTGACTTTTGCTGAAGTCGCTGCGTTTCATCTTGATCCTGTGGAGAAGAAACCGCTTTATCATTTCTATCCGGGAAGCTGGATATTCTCTGTCGGCGGCTATGGCTGCAACCTGCACTGCTTCTTCTGCCAGAACCATGAGATCTCCCAGAAATATGAGCAGGGCCGCCGAATTTCCCCGAAGCAGCTGACGGAAATGGCCGGGGAAGACCAGTCCGTCGGGATTTGCTTTACGTATACGGAGCCTCTGGTCTGGTACGAAATGATCATGGAGACAGCTCCGCTGGTCAAAGAACGGGGAGGAAAGGTCGTTCTGGTATCCAATGGGATCATCGAACAGAAATACCTCGAATATCTAATCCCTTACATCGATGCGGTCAATATTGATATCAAAGGGTTTACCCCGGAATTCTACGAGAAATACACCGGAGGGAAACTGGAGTGGGTGTTAAAAACAGTTGAAACGCTGGTGTCAAACGTTCATACCGAGATCACAACGCTTGTTATCCCGAACTTGAATGACAGTCCGCAGGAAATTGAGGCGCTGGCCAAATGGCTGTCCGGCTTAAATACTCCGCTGGCGTGGCATTTGAGCAAATATCATCCAATGCATAAAAGCAAAATACCGGCAACAGATGAAAAGAAGCTGAAGAAACTATGGGGGTTGGCCAAAGATTGCCTACCGTATGTGTGCCTTGGAAATATGGCAGGAGGCAACACAACCTATTGTCCGCAATGCGGTCAGGAGGTTATTACCAGAGACATGCAGGTCACCGTTAAAACCACAGAAGGGAAATGCCGATGCGGTCAAGAAATTTGGGGAGTTGGACTCTTATGA
- the amrA gene encoding AmmeMemoRadiSam system protein A translates to MSLVYVGFVPHPPILVPEVGHGEEKGCQQTAEAYRTLVQQVIGMNTQTVLIVSPHAQLAEQGLVILDGDTLSGSFSRFGAGQVSLSFETDQQLVETIKEEIPDAFPVRAELDHGSLIPLYFLHQAGWSGKIVVLSMPMSSPEHYGKKVGQILNDAAERCALIASGDLSHRLKEDGPYGFHPSGPKLDQLIVKGLKRDTTLLRGIPASLLDEAGQCGYHSLLFALGAREGAIKVLSYEGPFGVGYLIAEIFRSSPIAGYARECLTYYLTSQPFDRLNIPGDPLLKEKKGCFVSLKKDGTLRGCIGTIQPVRENLASEIRHNAIAAGTQDPRFWPIQAEELPLISVSVDVLGDTEKITGPEELDPQRYGVVVRRGGKVGLLLPHLEGIDTVEEQVVIAKQKAGIDSEEEVELWRFEVERFFE, encoded by the coding sequence ATGAGTCTTGTCTATGTAGGGTTTGTTCCTCATCCTCCAATTCTCGTGCCTGAGGTCGGGCATGGTGAAGAAAAAGGTTGTCAGCAAACAGCAGAGGCTTATAGGACGCTCGTTCAGCAAGTCATTGGGATGAATACGCAGACGGTTCTGATTGTATCTCCTCATGCGCAGCTGGCCGAGCAGGGTTTGGTAATCTTAGACGGAGACACTCTCTCCGGGAGTTTCAGCCGTTTTGGGGCAGGCCAGGTTAGCTTAAGCTTTGAAACAGATCAGCAACTCGTGGAGACCATCAAGGAAGAGATTCCTGATGCTTTTCCTGTCCGGGCAGAGCTCGATCATGGTTCGCTCATCCCGCTTTACTTTCTTCATCAAGCCGGATGGTCCGGAAAGATCGTTGTCTTAAGCATGCCGATGAGCAGTCCGGAACATTACGGAAAAAAAGTTGGCCAAATTTTAAATGATGCAGCTGAACGCTGCGCCTTGATTGCAAGCGGTGACCTTTCCCACCGGCTCAAAGAAGACGGACCTTATGGATTCCACCCTTCAGGCCCCAAACTGGACCAGCTTATAGTCAAAGGATTGAAAAGAGATACAACACTGCTCAGGGGGATTCCCGCTAGTCTTTTGGATGAAGCAGGTCAGTGCGGCTATCATTCCCTGCTGTTTGCACTCGGGGCGAGAGAAGGCGCGATTAAGGTTCTCTCCTATGAAGGACCGTTTGGTGTAGGTTATCTCATTGCTGAGATCTTTCGTTCTTCACCGATTGCCGGTTATGCCAGGGAATGCCTGACTTACTATCTTACATCCCAGCCTTTTGACAGGTTAAATATTCCTGGAGACCCTCTACTGAAAGAAAAGAAAGGCTGCTTTGTTTCCCTTAAAAAGGATGGGACTTTGCGGGGCTGCATTGGTACGATCCAACCGGTAAGAGAAAACCTGGCTTCAGAAATTAGACATAACGCCATAGCAGCAGGTACCCAGGATCCACGCTTTTGGCCGATCCAAGCGGAAGAACTGCCCTTAATATCTGTATCTGTCGATGTTCTTGGAGACACGGAGAAGATTACTGGACCCGAAGAGCTGGATCCTCAACGTTACGGGGTAGTTGTACGCCGGGGTGGAAAGGTCGGGTTGTTGCTGCCTCATCTTGAAGGGATTGATACGGTTGAGGAACAGGTCGTAATAGCCAAACAGAAAGCTGGTATTGATTCGGAGGAGGAAGTCGAGCTCTGGCGTTTTGAAGTCGAACGTTTTTTTGAATAA